The Dromaius novaehollandiae isolate bDroNov1 chromosome 20, bDroNov1.hap1, whole genome shotgun sequence genome includes the window CAGGGCCTGGCGGAGCCGCAGAGCATCATGTGCGCGGCCCTTCCCTGTCTGACCTGCGGTTTGTCCCCTACCCTCCTGTCTCCAAGGAGCAGCAAGTCCCGTGTGGGCGCGCGTCCCTCGGCCAGCATGACAAGCGAGCTGGTGGAGAACGAGTTTGAGTTTTACTCCAAGGCAGAGAAGTACTGGAAGGATGTGCCCGCCACAGTGGACGGCATGCTGGGGGGCTACGGCCACATCTCCAGCATTGACATCAACAGCTCCAGGAAGTTCTTGCAGAGATTTCTACGGGTAGGTCGCACGGCTCTGCTCCAGCTCGTCCGTGAGCTGAAGGTCATGGTCTGTCATGCTTCCAAAGGCATGTCCTCCTCCCAGCCTGGAGCTGGGCTCTTCCCCTTTAGGTGGGATCCTCCATTTCCCACATGCTGCGAGAGCTTTGCTGTGCAATATGTTCCCCTGGCTCCAAGCGGGTAACACCATCCCTGTCCATCAGGGAATGGCCCCCTGCCAGCCAGGGCTTCAGCAAAGGAGTCTTGTCATGAATGACATGGAACAGCTGAGACCCAGGCAGCCCAAGGAGCCCATGCCTtcctgctgtggctgtgcagtgGCCGTGGGGCTGCAGCCCACCGTGCCCCCGGCCACATGGTCACCCCATTTCTCCATCACATGCCCTGGGCATCTCACGGGGTGTGATTCAGGCCCTCGTGGTTGTCATTCCAGGATGGTCCCAACCGGACAGGGACAACGCGCGCTCTGGACTGCGGGGCAGGCATCGGTCGAATCACCaagcggctgctgctgcccctcttcaAGACTGTGGACATGGTGGATGTGACGGAGGACTTCCTCACCAAGGCCAGGAGCTACCTGGGAGAGGAGGGCAGGCGGGTGCGAAACTATTTCTGCTGTGGCCTCCAGGACTTCAGCCCCGAACCCAACTCCTACGACGTCATCTGGATCCAGTGGGTCATCGGTGAGAGTCACTCACCTTGCAGGGCCCTCACTGGTGCATCTGATGTCCAGCTTCCCTCGAAGGGCTGGTGCCTCGCCCACcagggagggtttggggggggagAAGAGCACAAAGACTGCTGTAATGACAAGCGTGGCAGCAGCACCACTGGGCTGGGTCCGGGACCTGcattccccctccctgccccatacAGGGCGAGTAGGAGGGCATTGCATAttaggcttttttcccccaaaacccTTGGAGGCCAGAGCAAAGGTGTGGGTGGGATGGAGCTGGACAGAGCCCATGGGACACAAGTTAGACATCCCCAAGCTAAAGATTTCACCAGCAACAAACAGCTCGTGTTTGGCTGCCTAAATCAGGAGGGATcccagcagcagcctccccttcgcctccccgtATACAACATGCTGCCCAGGGGTCCTGCCCCATAGAGGTCCTTCCCCCGGTCACCTCGTGCTCACTCAGCACCCTCTAAcgcctgctctgcccctgcaggACACCTCACCGACAACCACCTCTCCGACTTCCTGAAGAGGTGCCGTGCTGGCCTGCGGCCCAACGGCATCGTGGTCATCAAGGACAACATGGCTCAGGAGGGGGTGATCATGGACGATGTGGACAGCAGCGTCTGCCGAGACCTGGACGTGGTGCGTAAGATCATCCGCCGGGCTGGGCTGCACCTCCTGGCCGAGGAGCGCCAGGAGAACTTCCCCGACGAGATCTACCACGTCTACACCTTTGCCATGAGATGAGGGTGGCTGGCAGTGGCGGGGAGGTCTCTCCTGGGCCAGCTCAGAGCATGGGCCCAGCACAGGCGGTTcctgccggggccgggaggggcgaGGACCGCGCCTTCACCGCGGGTGGCGGACGGCAGCGAGGGTGTCGTGACTCTGCAATTCTTTGCGGTGCTGGTGGCAAGGACGGGGCTTTGTCTTCcaagttgctgctgtttgtgaAAAGAGATGTTTGCCAAATACATTTTCCTGCCATTGCACTTCTGCACGCGGGCTCTGTCGGGTGCAATGTGTTGGCTTGATGCCGCGCTCGGGGGCTCTGCAGGCGGGTGCCTGATGTCTCCAGGAGCAAGAGGGCCTCCCCTGCAAGAGCCGTGCTCCCTGGGCACCAGCGGGTTGCTGGCTGTGGTCGGTCAGGGCTCCCTGCTAGCGAACAGGAGCTCGGAgcatccctgcagcagctggaactCTCCTTCCCTTGCGAGGACGTTTGATCCTTTCCCACTCGTGAACTCACTGCTGCCCGTCTGCTGCTGCTCACGGGCAGGTGGGGGCTTAAGTCAGCAACAGTTTGAGTATGGCAAGAAGGACAAATCCCTGCCATTTGCCTCAAGGTGGATGGGGGAGGTAAAACCAGGTTTTACC containing:
- the NTMT1 gene encoding N-terminal Xaa-Pro-Lys N-methyltransferase 1, producing MTSELVENEFEFYSKAEKYWKDVPATVDGMLGGYGHISSIDINSSRKFLQRFLRDGPNRTGTTRALDCGAGIGRITKRLLLPLFKTVDMVDVTEDFLTKARSYLGEEGRRVRNYFCCGLQDFSPEPNSYDVIWIQWVIGHLTDNHLSDFLKRCRAGLRPNGIVVIKDNMAQEGVIMDDVDSSVCRDLDVVRKIIRRAGLHLLAEERQENFPDEIYHVYTFAMR